GTTGTTTGATTTGCATCATATCCTTCTTCTACTTCCTTATAATCTTGCTTTCTTATGCTTACATCTCTTTTGACTGCAGCCTTTCTTTCAAATTCTAAAAATCCAGTTGGTTTTCCCATTGTAATTCTTCTTATTTAAGCGGCTACAGTGGCCTGATTTGACTTCTTTTGTAATAAAATACGCTTGTAATCTCTTGGGAATACTTTTATAAACTTTTTGCTTTCTGCTTCCCAATTTCCTAGAATATCTCTAGCCACAGTACTGTTAGTTGCTTCAAAATGCTTCTTTATCATTCCTTCAAGCATCTCTAGGTCTGATTTGGTCAATTCGTCTAGATCGACCATTTCTTTATTACATTTTTGATCAAAATCTTCATTTTGGTCAAAAACATATGCAACTCCCCCGCTCATTCCTGCAGCGAAATTTTGACCAGTTGCTCCAAGAATAATAGCCATTCCGCCCGTCATATACTCACAACCGTGATCACCAATACCTTCTACTACAACCCTAGCACCAGAATTACGAACACAAAAACGTTCTCCAGCCATTCCAGAAATAAATGCTTCTCCAGAGGTAGCACCATAAAATGACACATTACCTACTGCCATATTCTCTTCTGCTTTGAATCGAGCTAACCTATCTGGATATACTATTAATTCTGCACCACAAAGTCCTTTACCGAAGTAGTCATTTGAATCTCCTTCCAGCTCCAATTTGAGGCCTTTGGTCGAAAATGCTCCAAAAGACTGACCCGCAGTTCCTCTAAATTTGAAGTGTATCGTGCCAGCTGGTAATCCATTTCCATTATATATTTTGGAAATTTCATTGGATAACATTGCACCTACTGACCTGTTCAAGTTGTTGATCGGAAACTCTGCACTTACCTTCGCTTGACTTTTCAGAGCTTCTTTAGCAGTCTTTATTAAAACTCTATCAAGAACATCTTCAATCCCATGATCTTGTTCCTCCTGCTTATATAAAGCTACATCAAGACTAGTAGGTTCTTTGTAAAGCAAGCTTGACAGATCAAGGTTTTTATATTTCCAATGCTTAACATCTTCTTTTTGGAATAAAACATCAGACTGACCAACCATTTCGTTGATGGTTCTAAATCCTAGATCAGCCATTATTTCGCGAACCTCCATTGCCAAGTAAGTAAACATGTTTACTACATGTTCTGGCTTTCCCGAAAAGAGAGCTCTCAGTTCTTCTCTTTGTGTTGCAATTCCAACAGGACAAGTATTTAAGTGACACTTACGCATCATTATACATCCTGTAGCTACCAAAGCTGCAGTTGCAACTCCGTATTCTTCAGCTCCAAGAAGCGTAGCAATCACAAGGTCTCTACCTGTTCTCATTTGGCCATCGGCCTGTACAACAACTCTTCCTCTTAGTTTATTTTTTACCAAAGTTTGGTGGGTCTCAGCTAGTCCCAATTCCCAAGGCAAACCTGCATGGCGTATAGAAGACAATGGAGATGCACCTGTTCCACCATCATATCCTGCTATCAAAATATGGTCTGAGTGAGCTTTAGCTACTCCTGTAGCGATGGTACCAACACCAGCTTCCGATACTAACTTTACTGAAATCCTTGCTGCTCTGTTGGCATTTTTTAGGTCATAAATCAGTTGAGCTAAATCCTCAATAGAATAAATGTCATGATGAGGAGGAGGAGATATAAGACCTACACCTGGTGTACTATGTCTTACTCTTCCTATCCAATCATCTACTTTATGACCGGGTAATTGTCCACCTTCACCAGGCTTAGCACCCTGTGCCATCTTAATTTGCAATTCGCTAGCATTGGTCAGGTAGTGTGATGTTACACCAAACCTTCCCGAGGCAACTTGCTTTATTTTAGAGCTTAAATTGTCTCCATTCTTTTGAACTTCGAACCTAATTTCATCTTCGCCACCTTCACCAGAATTGGAGCTACCCCCAATTCTATTCATTGCGATTGCAAGCGTAGTATGTGCTTCCCAGCTAATAGAACCAAAAGACATCGCACCAGTTGCAAATCGTTTAAGTATTTCCTCTACAGGTTCTACTTCTTCAATTGGAATAGAGGTACGACTCTTAAAATCTAACAAACTACGAAGCGTCAAAGCATCTTTTGACTGCTCATTGATAAGTTTAGAATACTTTTTAAAAATTTTATATCCTAATTCAGGATCATCTGTTCCTTTTCTAGCAGATTGTTGTAAAAGATGTATCGTGTCTGGGTTAAACATGTGCTTTTCGCCACGTTGTTTCCATTGATATACGCCACCAACTTCAAGTCTTGCAAGGCTTTCGGTAGGTACATTTGGATATGCGAAACTATGCCTAACGATACATTCTTTAGCGATTTCATCCAATCCAATACCTCCAATTCGAGATACAGAACCTGTGAAATATTTATCCACTACAGTTTTATTGATACCCAAAATTTCAAAAATCTGAGCTCCTTGGTATGACTGAAGTGTTGAAATTCCCATTTTAGAGAAGATCTTCAATAACTCTTTATTTACTGCTTTAATGTAGTTTTTATGAACATCAGCCTCGTCTTCTATGGTTTTGCCATCGATCTGACCTTTCTTGAGCATATTAGACAATGTCTCAAACGCCAAGTAAGAACATATTCCTGAAGCACCATAACCGATCAAGGTTGCGAAATGGTGTGTTTCCCAAACATCGCCTGACTCTACTAATATACCTACTTCACCTCTTAAGCCTTCGCGAATAAGATGGTGGTGCACTGCAGCCATTGCTAATAATGAAGGAATAGGAGCATGTTCAGAATCTATCGCTCGATCCGAAAGTATGATAATTTCAAAACCATCGCGAATGGCATCTACTGCATACCTACAGATTCTTTCAAGTCCAAATTTCAATGCTTTTCCTGGATCGGGATGGTTAGCAAAGAAATAAGTGTTTATAGTTTTTGCTTGAAAACCTTCGAAATCAACAAATCGTAATTTGTCAAACTCCGATGGCGT
This portion of the Spirosomataceae bacterium TFI 002 genome encodes:
- a CDS encoding glutamate synthase (NADH) large subunit — translated: MGSILEDQEQGLYRSEFEHDACGIGFRAHLKGRKSHSIVSDAIHMLERMDHRGACGCDPNSGDGAGILLQIPHEFYLEECRKINIKLPAAFEYGVGMIFFPGNEKQKEEAREIIDRKLEDLDLHLLGYRVVPTRNDDLGEASGSVEPCVEQIFIKKPSDIQDELAFERKLYVFRQYVSKIIRDSVLGAKDSFYFSSLSCRTISYKGQLTTNQLKYYFPDIEDKRVVSAFAIVHSRFSTNTFPAWKLAQPFRFIAHNGEINTVKGNVNWIRAAEQSFYSEHFSDEEMKMLLPICDKGNSDSAMLDNAIELLYLSGRSLPHVMMMLVPEAWDGNKDMDPVRKAFYEYHATIMEPWDGPASISFTDGKIVGATLDRNGLRPSRYWVLNDDTVIMASEAGVLDVDQSKVVSKGRLQPGRMFVVDMEQGRIIPDEELKADICSRKPYGEWLEKYKININQLPESIRPFSKYSESSLLKRQITCGYTSEDLRMILGPMSSLGKEAIGSMGIDTPLAILSSQSQHLSYYFKQLFAQVTNPPIDSIRERSIMSLISYVGSAQNILTESPLHCRQLQLEQPVLTPSEFDKLRFVDFEGFQAKTINTYFFANHPDPGKALKFGLERICRYAVDAIRDGFEIIILSDRAIDSEHAPIPSLLAMAAVHHHLIREGLRGEVGILVESGDVWETHHFATLIGYGASGICSYLAFETLSNMLKKGQIDGKTIEDEADVHKNYIKAVNKELLKIFSKMGISTLQSYQGAQIFEILGINKTVVDKYFTGSVSRIGGIGLDEIAKECIVRHSFAYPNVPTESLARLEVGGVYQWKQRGEKHMFNPDTIHLLQQSARKGTDDPELGYKIFKKYSKLINEQSKDALTLRSLLDFKSRTSIPIEEVEPVEEILKRFATGAMSFGSISWEAHTTLAIAMNRIGGSSNSGEGGEDEIRFEVQKNGDNLSSKIKQVASGRFGVTSHYLTNASELQIKMAQGAKPGEGGQLPGHKVDDWIGRVRHSTPGVGLISPPPHHDIYSIEDLAQLIYDLKNANRAARISVKLVSEAGVGTIATGVAKAHSDHILIAGYDGGTGASPLSSIRHAGLPWELGLAETHQTLVKNKLRGRVVVQADGQMRTGRDLVIATLLGAEEYGVATAALVATGCIMMRKCHLNTCPVGIATQREELRALFSGKPEHVVNMFTYLAMEVREIMADLGFRTINEMVGQSDVLFQKEDVKHWKYKNLDLSSLLYKEPTSLDVALYKQEEQDHGIEDVLDRVLIKTAKEALKSQAKVSAEFPINNLNRSVGAMLSNEISKIYNGNGLPAGTIHFKFRGTAGQSFGAFSTKGLKLELEGDSNDYFGKGLCGAELIVYPDRLARFKAEENMAVGNVSFYGATSGEAFISGMAGERFCVRNSGARVVVEGIGDHGCEYMTGGMAIILGATGQNFAAGMSGGVAYVFDQNEDFDQKCNKEMVDLDELTKSDLEMLEGMIKKHFEATNSTVARDILGNWEAESKKFIKVFPRDYKRILLQKKSNQATVAA